A DNA window from Thalassospiraceae bacterium LMO-JJ14 contains the following coding sequences:
- a CDS encoding ABC transporter permease, giving the protein MSQISLPDHAGPVETIWHWLYIFICAFVFLFLIAPILVIVPLSFNAEPYFTFTKEMMSLKPEAFSMRWYEDFMAKEIWQRSIGNSFFIAFCSTILATVLGTLAALGLSRSEMPYKGLFMGLLISPMIVPLVITAAGIFFFYATVNDYIPLTGTYLGIILAHTVLGTPFVVITVTATLSGFDHSLTRAGAMLGADPTTVFFKIIMPLILPGVISGALFAFVTSFDEVVVVLFVASVEQQTIPRQMWAGIRESISPTILAVATILICISIVLLATVELLRRRSERLRGMSPG; this is encoded by the coding sequence ATGAGCCAAATCTCACTTCCCGATCATGCAGGACCGGTAGAAACCATCTGGCACTGGTTGTATATCTTCATTTGCGCTTTCGTATTCTTGTTCCTGATTGCGCCAATTCTGGTCATTGTGCCGCTCAGCTTTAATGCCGAGCCTTATTTTACCTTTACCAAAGAAATGATGTCGCTAAAGCCGGAAGCGTTTTCGATGCGCTGGTACGAAGATTTCATGGCAAAGGAAATATGGCAGCGGTCTATCGGCAACTCATTCTTTATCGCCTTCTGTTCGACGATCCTGGCGACGGTGCTTGGGACGTTGGCAGCGCTTGGACTCTCGCGCTCGGAAATGCCCTATAAAGGCCTGTTCATGGGCTTACTGATCTCGCCGATGATTGTGCCTTTGGTCATCACGGCGGCGGGCATCTTTTTCTTCTACGCGACGGTGAATGACTACATTCCGCTAACGGGTACATACCTCGGCATTATTCTGGCGCATACAGTGCTCGGCACGCCGTTTGTTGTGATTACCGTGACGGCGACGCTCAGTGGTTTCGATCATTCGTTGACCCGTGCCGGTGCCATGCTTGGTGCCGACCCGACGACGGTGTTCTTCAAGATCATAATGCCGCTCATTCTACCGGGTGTGATCTCGGGTGCGCTGTTCGCGTTCGTGACCTCGTTCGATGAAGTGGTTGTCGTCCTGTTCGTCGCTTCTGTGGAACAGCAAACGATCCCCAGGCAGATGTGGGCAGGGATACGTGAATCCATCAGTCCAACAATCCTTGCCGTGGCAACAATTTTGATCTGCATTTCGATTGTGCTGCTGGCGACGGTCGAACTTCTGCGCCGACGTTCGGAACGGCTGCGGGGCATGAGCCCAGGCTGA
- a CDS encoding protein-tyrosine-phosphatase: MTQFALSDLTVCGVEELPKHSRRAVTHVLSLIDPDWPEITAFESFDPHHRAVFRFHDIIDPLPGRTPPSSEIVESVLEFGRDVASQAGAGKPVRLLIHCHMGVSRSSAAMLSFMAQTHRDEPVSTLYDRLRSIRPKSWPNSVMVGYIDDYLGFGGELVEGLRTHYGLRLQAHPATGEWMMANGRAREVEMALLLE; this comes from the coding sequence ATGACACAGTTTGCCTTATCCGACCTTACTGTTTGCGGTGTCGAGGAATTACCCAAACATAGCCGCCGTGCCGTGACGCACGTGTTGTCACTGATTGATCCCGATTGGCCTGAAATAACGGCGTTCGAGAGTTTCGATCCGCATCATCGCGCTGTCTTCAGGTTTCATGACATCATCGATCCGCTGCCGGGGCGAACGCCACCCAGCTCCGAGATCGTAGAATCGGTGCTTGAATTTGGCCGTGACGTCGCGTCGCAGGCGGGGGCAGGCAAGCCAGTCAGATTACTCATTCACTGTCATATGGGCGTCTCGCGATCGTCTGCTGCAATGCTTTCGTTTATGGCGCAGACGCACCGGGACGAGCCGGTAAGTACACTTTATGATCGGTTGAGGTCTATCCGGCCGAAATCGTGGCCCAATTCAGTGATGGTTGGGTATATCGACGATTATTTGGGCTTTGGCGGTGAACTGGTGGAGGGGCTTCGCACCCATTACGGTCTCCGCCTGCAAGCGCACCCGGCCACAGGCGAATGGATGATGGCCAATGGCCGCGCCCGCGAAGTGGAGATGGCATTGCTGCTTGAATAG
- a CDS encoding M24 family metallopeptidase: MHSFEKAEYDGRVDRVRMRMAEQGIDVLITCNPANMNYLTGYDGWSFYTPQMVAVGLNENEPICIVRGIDRPGGFVTTHLSEENMLGYPDHYVQADDKHPMDWIGNLLVERGLGKGRVAIDMDAYYYSARAHASLTAAMPNAVISDSGNLVNWVRIVKSDKEITYMRDAARLVELAMQAGIDAIEPGVRQCDAVAEIYNAQVRGTDDFGGEYTSIVPMLPTGVGTTTPHLTWNSEPFKKGEATILELAGCRMRYHCPMSRTVHLGPPPKRMAEIAEVAVEALNTAVESMRPGVTCEDVHAAWNWVVSRHGIVKDSRMGYSIGLNYPPDWGEHTLSIRPGDTTELQAGMTIHVMPGIWLDNWGIEISEGVLITETGAEKLCDFPQGLVIKN; the protein is encoded by the coding sequence ATGCACAGCTTTGAAAAAGCCGAATATGACGGTCGCGTCGATCGCGTCCGCATGCGCATGGCAGAGCAAGGTATCGATGTACTGATCACCTGCAATCCAGCCAACATGAACTACCTGACCGGCTATGACGGCTGGTCATTTTACACCCCGCAGATGGTCGCCGTTGGCCTGAATGAAAACGAACCCATATGCATAGTCCGAGGGATCGACCGTCCGGGCGGCTTCGTTACCACGCATCTCAGTGAAGAAAATATGCTGGGTTATCCCGACCATTATGTGCAGGCCGACGACAAGCACCCCATGGACTGGATCGGCAATCTTTTAGTGGAGCGTGGCTTGGGCAAAGGCCGCGTCGCCATCGATATGGATGCCTATTATTATTCCGCACGCGCGCATGCATCCCTGACGGCGGCCATGCCGAATGCGGTCATTTCAGATTCCGGAAATCTCGTGAACTGGGTACGGATCGTCAAAAGCGACAAGGAAATTACCTATATGCGCGATGCCGCCCGGCTGGTCGAACTGGCCATGCAAGCGGGCATCGACGCAATCGAACCCGGTGTCCGGCAATGTGACGCGGTTGCTGAAATCTACAACGCACAGGTACGCGGAACGGATGATTTCGGTGGTGAGTACACATCCATCGTACCAATGCTGCCAACCGGCGTCGGCACCACGACACCGCATCTGACATGGAACTCTGAACCCTTCAAAAAAGGCGAAGCAACGATCCTGGAACTTGCCGGTTGCCGCATGCGTTATCACTGTCCGATGTCACGTACGGTACACCTAGGCCCACCGCCCAAGCGGATGGCGGAGATTGCCGAGGTCGCTGTCGAAGCGCTGAACACCGCCGTTGAAAGCATGCGCCCCGGCGTCACCTGTGAGGACGTTCACGCCGCCTGGAACTGGGTCGTCAGCCGTCACGGCATCGTCAAGGATTCCCGCATGGGCTATTCAATCGGCCTCAACTACCCGCCGGACTGGGGCGAACATACACTCTCGATCCGCCCAGGGGACACGACGGAACTGCAAGCCGGCATGACCATTCACGTCATGCCCGGCATCTGGCTCGACAATTGGGGGATTGAAATCAGCGAAGGCGTCCTGATCACCGAAACCGGCGCCGAAAAACTCTGCGACTTCCCGCAAGGGCTCGTCATCAAGAACTGA
- a CDS encoding GlxA family transcriptional regulator has translation MIGFSAGVEPFRIANRLAETNLYACDVYSEDGGPVVASNGLSVNVDGSINDITGLETIFVCAGLNVKSHTTKALVQKLRRLASHGTGIGAICTGTEILAKAGLLDGYSCTIHWENMPSFIEDYPDLDVVTELYEIDRNRYTCAGGTAALDLSLSLIAVHYDPATAAAVADQLIHHRIREGGEGQRMELRTRLGVSHPKLLSVIQQMEESIEEPVNCAQLARGVGLSTRQLERLFRKYLGTAPTKYYLSLRLGRARFLLRQTSLPILSIALACGFVSASHFSKCYREHFNRTPSLERRVI, from the coding sequence ATGATTGGTTTCAGTGCCGGTGTAGAACCGTTTCGCATTGCCAATCGTCTCGCGGAAACGAATCTATACGCCTGTGACGTCTATTCAGAGGACGGCGGTCCGGTTGTCGCCAGTAACGGATTGTCCGTGAATGTCGATGGTTCGATCAACGATATTACCGGACTGGAGACGATTTTCGTTTGTGCCGGCCTGAATGTGAAATCGCACACGACAAAGGCATTGGTTCAGAAACTGCGTCGTCTGGCATCGCACGGCACAGGTATCGGTGCCATTTGCACTGGAACAGAAATACTGGCCAAGGCAGGTTTGCTCGATGGCTACAGTTGCACCATCCATTGGGAGAACATGCCGTCCTTTATCGAGGACTATCCAGACCTTGATGTCGTCACGGAACTCTATGAAATTGACCGTAATCGATACACATGCGCCGGGGGTACGGCGGCGCTGGATTTATCGCTCAGCCTGATTGCTGTCCATTACGATCCCGCTACGGCGGCCGCTGTCGCCGACCAGTTGATTCACCACCGGATCCGCGAAGGCGGGGAAGGGCAGCGAATGGAACTGCGTACACGGCTGGGTGTATCGCATCCGAAGCTGTTGTCGGTGATACAGCAGATGGAAGAAAGCATCGAGGAGCCGGTAAACTGTGCGCAGCTTGCGCGTGGTGTCGGCTTGTCGACCCGCCAGTTGGAACGCCTGTTCCGGAAGTATCTCGGTACGGCGCCGACCAAGTATTACCTGTCTCTCAGGCTTGGCCGTGCCCGGTTCCTGTTGCGCCAGACGAGCCTGCCGATCCTTTCGATTGCGCTGGCCTGCGGTTTCGTATCGGCATCTCATTTTTCGAAATGCTACCGCGAGCATTTCAATCGCACGCCCAGCCTTGAGCGCCGTGTTATTTAA
- a CDS encoding MATE family efflux transporter: MVEEDRKYWHRRTWRIALPVIVTNVSVPLLGIVDTAVVGRLPGPEFVGAVAIGALIFNLLFHGCNFLRMGTTGLTAQSFGARDGREVRTWMMRALLLAAFIGAAMVILQWPIFEISTFIVGPSENVRPLTEEYFRIRIWSAPAALANLALLGWFFGVQNTRAALITQVYMNGINAILDVWFVIGLGWGVAGVAWATVIGESTAVLLGLALAARHLNRLGGRFDRRSVLQPAALKRMLGVNRDIFIRSMCLQAVFVILTAIGARMGDAVLAANAILLHIQVFTAYAMDGFSTAAEALAGEAKGARSRTRFTAAIRTTVAWAFLFAVTFCGLTAIFGPNVIDFLTVSENVRAVAREYLIWSIFLPLVSVWSFQLDGIFIGCTWSREMRNAMALSLLVYIGFLLVLVSAFGNHGLWGAFMVLMAARAITLGLKLPKLQKEI, from the coding sequence ATGGTTGAGGAAGATCGAAAATACTGGCATCGGCGCACCTGGCGGATCGCACTTCCGGTTATTGTCACCAATGTATCCGTGCCGTTATTGGGGATTGTCGACACAGCCGTGGTCGGGCGTCTGCCCGGCCCGGAATTCGTCGGTGCCGTCGCCATCGGTGCCCTGATTTTCAATCTGCTTTTTCACGGCTGCAATTTCCTGCGCATGGGCACCACAGGTCTGACGGCACAGTCCTTCGGCGCACGCGATGGCCGGGAAGTGCGCACCTGGATGATGCGCGCATTGTTGCTAGCCGCCTTCATCGGCGCAGCCATGGTGATATTGCAATGGCCGATATTCGAAATATCCACATTCATTGTCGGGCCCAGTGAAAATGTCCGTCCGCTGACGGAAGAATATTTCCGCATCCGTATCTGGTCGGCACCGGCGGCACTCGCCAACCTGGCTCTGCTCGGCTGGTTTTTCGGCGTCCAGAACACCCGCGCGGCATTGATCACGCAGGTCTATATGAACGGCATCAATGCCATACTCGATGTCTGGTTTGTTATCGGTCTGGGCTGGGGCGTTGCCGGCGTCGCCTGGGCAACGGTGATCGGCGAAAGCACGGCCGTCCTGCTGGGGCTCGCCCTGGCAGCACGTCACCTCAACCGGCTCGGCGGCCGGTTCGATCGCAGGTCGGTCCTGCAACCGGCGGCGCTGAAAAGAATGCTTGGCGTCAACAGGGATATCTTTATCCGCTCCATGTGCCTGCAGGCCGTGTTCGTCATCCTGACGGCAATCGGCGCGCGCATGGGCGACGCCGTGCTGGCAGCAAACGCGATCCTTTTGCACATTCAGGTTTTCACGGCCTATGCCATGGATGGTTTTTCCACGGCTGCCGAAGCCTTGGCCGGCGAAGCCAAAGGGGCGCGCTCGCGAACCAGATTCACGGCCGCGATCCGCACCACCGTTGCCTGGGCCTTTCTGTTCGCCGTTACGTTCTGCGGGCTGACCGCCATCTTCGGACCGAACGTCATCGACTTTCTTACGGTCAGTGAAAACGTCCGCGCAGTTGCCCGGGAATATTTGATCTGGAGCATTTTCCTGCCCCTGGTATCTGTTTGGAGCTTCCAACTCGACGGCATTTTTATCGGCTGCACATGGTCGCGCGAAATGCGCAATGCGATGGCATTGTCGCTGCTGGTGTATATCGGTTTCCTATTGGTGCTGGTCTCCGCATTCGGCAACCATGGCCTTTGGGGCGCATTCATGGTTTTGATGGCAGCACGTGCCATTACCTTGGGCTTGAAGCTGCCGAAACTGCAAAAGGAAATCTGA
- a CDS encoding ASKHA domain-containing protein: MPSGRRGRFPIGTPILDCARQLGVDIDSVCGGRGICGRCQVVVAEGEFSKHGILSTADNVSPRGEPENLFDSRKGLAPERRLSCHALLWGDVVIDVPADSQVHKQVVRKRAEVRDIQMDPAIRLHFCEVEEPDMHNPLGDFERLLKALEDQWGVQGLEEIDIRVLHNLQSALRQGDWKVTVAVHRGLRITAVWPGFKDKAYGIAFDIGSTTIAAHLCDLSSGEVLTSGGVMNPQIRFGEDLMSRVSYIMMNPGGEVDLTVSVRAAVSELAKSVIDEAGVTPDAVLNVTVVGNPIMHHLFLGINPIELGGAPFALATSSGMTLWATEVGLDAINEDARVYMLPCIAGHVGSDTAGVILSEEPHLRDEMTLVVDVGTNAEIVLGNRHKLLAASSPTGPAFEGAQISCGQRAAPGAIERLRIDPETLEPRFKVIGSDLWSDEPGFEAETAGAGITGICGSGIIEVLGEMLLTGLLKSDGTIDGSMAGRTSRIQSDGRTFTYLIHDGDMKISVTQNDVRAIQLAKAALYAGAALLMDQMNIDHVDRIVLAGAFGTHIDPKYAMIIGMIPDCGLDRVFAAGNAAGTGARIALLNQQGRDDIQRIVKSITKVETAVEPRFQEHFVKAMALPHADAAYPQLEAEVPQLTAVRMLAGSIESNHDGKRRRRRAR, from the coding sequence ATGCCGTCCGGTCGCCGCGGCCGCTTTCCGATCGGCACGCCGATCCTTGATTGCGCCCGCCAACTCGGAGTCGATATCGACAGTGTCTGTGGCGGACGGGGCATATGTGGCCGCTGCCAGGTCGTCGTCGCCGAAGGCGAGTTTTCCAAGCACGGCATACTAAGCACAGCCGACAATGTTTCGCCGCGCGGCGAACCGGAGAACCTTTTCGATTCACGCAAGGGCCTGGCTCCGGAACGCCGCCTGAGCTGCCATGCCCTGCTGTGGGGCGACGTCGTCATCGATGTCCCCGCCGACAGCCAGGTGCACAAACAGGTCGTGCGCAAGCGCGCCGAAGTCCGCGACATTCAGATGGACCCGGCCATCCGGCTGCATTTTTGTGAAGTTGAGGAACCGGACATGCACAACCCCCTTGGGGACTTCGAGCGCTTGCTGAAAGCGCTCGAGGATCAGTGGGGCGTGCAAGGCCTTGAAGAAATCGACATTCGCGTCCTGCATAATCTGCAGAGCGCACTCCGTCAGGGGGACTGGAAAGTCACAGTCGCCGTGCACAGAGGGCTTCGCATAACGGCCGTATGGCCGGGATTCAAAGACAAGGCCTATGGCATTGCATTCGACATCGGCTCAACGACCATTGCGGCACACCTGTGCGATCTGTCGAGTGGCGAGGTCCTGACCTCGGGCGGTGTCATGAACCCGCAGATCCGCTTTGGCGAGGATCTGATGAGCCGTGTTTCATACATCATGATGAATCCTGGCGGCGAAGTCGATTTGACGGTCTCCGTGCGTGCCGCCGTCAGCGAACTGGCGAAATCCGTTATCGACGAAGCCGGCGTCACCCCCGATGCCGTGCTGAATGTCACCGTCGTCGGCAACCCGATCATGCATCATCTGTTTTTAGGCATAAACCCGATCGAGTTGGGCGGCGCCCCGTTCGCGCTGGCGACCAGCTCAGGGATGACCCTGTGGGCAACCGAGGTCGGGCTGGATGCCATCAACGAAGATGCGCGGGTCTACATGCTGCCGTGCATCGCCGGTCATGTGGGGTCCGATACCGCCGGCGTGATCCTGTCGGAAGAGCCGCATCTCAGGGACGAGATGACGCTTGTCGTCGATGTCGGCACCAACGCCGAGATCGTGCTCGGCAATCGCCACAAACTCCTCGCGGCCTCGTCGCCGACCGGCCCGGCGTTCGAAGGCGCACAGATTTCCTGCGGACAACGCGCCGCACCGGGCGCGATCGAACGACTTCGCATCGATCCGGAAACCCTCGAACCCCGCTTCAAGGTTATCGGCAGCGATTTATGGTCGGATGAACCGGGATTCGAAGCCGAAACCGCGGGAGCCGGCATTACGGGAATATGCGGCTCGGGCATTATTGAAGTCCTCGGCGAGATGCTTCTTACAGGCCTTCTGAAATCCGACGGGACGATTGACGGGAGCATGGCCGGGCGCACATCGCGCATCCAATCGGATGGACGCACGTTTACCTATCTGATCCATGACGGCGATATGAAAATCAGCGTGACCCAGAATGATGTTCGCGCCATTCAACTGGCCAAGGCTGCGCTCTATGCCGGGGCCGCCTTGCTGATGGATCAAATGAATATCGATCACGTGGATCGTATCGTCCTCGCAGGCGCCTTCGGCACCCACATCGATCCGAAGTACGCGATGATCATCGGCATGATCCCGGATTGCGGCCTTGATCGCGTATTTGCCGCCGGGAACGCTGCCGGCACGGGCGCGCGGATCGCCCTTCTGAACCAGCAAGGCCGGGACGATATCCAGCGCATCGTCAAGTCGATCACCAAGGTCGAAACAGCCGTTGAACCGCGCTTTCAGGAACATTTCGTCAAGGCCATGGCGCTCCCCCATGCCGATGCCGCCTACCCCCAACTGGAAGCCGAAGTGCCGCAGTTAACGGCCGTGCGGATGCTCGCTGGTTCCATTGAAAGCAATCATGACGGCAAACGTCGGCGGCGGCGTGCTCGCTAG
- a CDS encoding methyltetrahydrofolate cobalamin methyltransferase encodes MTRTIVSSASKEVVIGFDQPFVIIGERINPTGRKLLAAEMAEGDYSRVEADALAQIAAGAQMLDVNAGIPLADEPRILAECVQLVQGLTDAPLSIDSSIVAALESGLSVYQGKALVNSVTGEEERLEVVLPLIKKYGAAVVAISNDETGISEDPDVRFEVAKKIVERAADFGIPKEDVIVDPLVMPVGALNDAGRNVLHLIRRLREELKVNTTCGASNFSFGLPNRHGLNASFLAMAIGAGMTSAITNPLHDPEMQGIMGANVVMGNDPNCARWIRKFREPAAEGSEGAGRRDREGRRRRRG; translated from the coding sequence TTGACCAGAACCATCGTCAGCTCCGCCTCCAAAGAAGTCGTGATCGGCTTCGATCAGCCGTTCGTCATCATCGGTGAGCGCATCAATCCGACGGGCCGGAAGCTGCTCGCCGCTGAAATGGCCGAAGGGGATTACTCGCGTGTCGAAGCGGACGCCCTGGCGCAGATCGCTGCCGGCGCACAGATGCTCGACGTCAATGCCGGTATCCCGCTCGCCGATGAGCCGAGAATTCTCGCCGAATGCGTGCAGCTCGTTCAGGGTCTGACCGACGCGCCGCTCAGCATCGACAGTTCCATCGTTGCAGCGCTTGAATCCGGGCTTTCCGTTTATCAGGGAAAGGCCCTGGTCAATTCCGTCACCGGCGAGGAAGAGCGTCTTGAAGTCGTTCTGCCGCTGATCAAGAAATACGGCGCCGCCGTGGTCGCTATTTCCAATGATGAAACCGGCATATCAGAAGACCCCGACGTGCGGTTCGAGGTCGCGAAAAAGATCGTCGAACGCGCCGCCGACTTCGGCATCCCCAAGGAAGACGTCATCGTCGACCCGCTGGTCATGCCGGTGGGTGCGCTGAACGATGCCGGGCGCAATGTCCTGCACCTGATCCGCCGTCTTCGTGAAGAGCTCAAGGTCAACACCACCTGCGGGGCATCGAATTTTTCATTCGGGCTGCCGAACCGGCACGGCCTGAATGCCAGTTTTCTCGCCATGGCCATCGGTGCCGGCATGACATCGGCGATTACAAACCCGCTTCACGATCCGGAAATGCAGGGTATCATGGGCGCCAACGTCGTCATGGGGAACGATCCCAATTGTGCTCGCTGGATACGGAAATTCCGTGAACCTGCGGCTGAAGGTTCAGAAGGTGCCGGTCGGCGCGACCGCGAGGGACGCCGCAGACGGCGCGGGTAA
- a CDS encoding methylenetetrahydrofolate reductase has translation MSTDMFEDYTVVPEGHSSRGRLERILRRGEFAITAELNPPDSADPNEVYERGGVFDGWVDGINATDGSGANCHMSSVGICALLTRIGYAPIMQISCRDRNRIAIQGDVLGAAAMGVNNILCLTGDGVQAGDQPGAKPVFDFDCMSLLETIRTMRDEGRFLSGRKISEPPKVFLGAAINPFAPPYEFRPLRLRKKIEAGAQFVQSQYCYDIPMLKEYMKRVTDMGLDEKCFILIGVGPLASAKTARWIRSNVPGVHIPDDIIRRLEGAENQKLEGKKLCIDLMQQIQEIEGVSGIHVMAYRQEEFVADIVHESGVLKDRRPWKHEPNPGDAAAIEMAERHAEALAAADT, from the coding sequence ATGAGCACGGACATGTTCGAAGATTACACAGTTGTCCCCGAAGGCCATTCATCCCGGGGCCGGCTGGAGCGTATTCTGCGGCGCGGTGAGTTCGCCATTACTGCCGAGTTGAATCCCCCCGATAGTGCCGACCCGAACGAGGTTTATGAGCGCGGTGGCGTCTTCGACGGCTGGGTCGATGGCATCAACGCCACCGACGGGTCGGGCGCCAATTGCCACATGTCGAGTGTCGGCATCTGCGCGCTGCTAACCCGTATCGGCTATGCCCCGATCATGCAGATCAGTTGCCGCGACAGGAATCGCATCGCCATTCAGGGCGATGTTCTCGGCGCTGCTGCCATGGGTGTGAACAATATCCTGTGCCTGACCGGCGACGGTGTGCAGGCCGGCGATCAGCCCGGCGCCAAGCCGGTGTTCGACTTCGACTGTATGTCGTTGCTGGAAACGATCCGCACCATGCGCGATGAAGGCCGATTTTTGTCCGGGCGCAAAATCTCCGAACCGCCAAAGGTGTTTCTGGGCGCGGCAATCAATCCGTTTGCCCCGCCCTATGAATTCCGGCCGTTGCGTCTCAGGAAAAAGATCGAGGCGGGCGCGCAGTTCGTGCAGAGCCAGTACTGCTATGACATTCCGATGCTGAAGGAATACATGAAACGCGTCACCGACATGGGCCTGGATGAAAAATGCTTCATCCTGATCGGGGTCGGTCCGCTCGCTTCCGCAAAGACCGCCCGCTGGATCCGCAGCAATGTACCGGGGGTCCACATCCCCGACGATATCATCCGGCGTCTGGAAGGGGCAGAAAACCAGAAGCTTGAAGGCAAGAAGCTATGCATCGATCTCATGCAGCAAATTCAAGAGATCGAAGGCGTTTCGGGGATTCATGTCATGGCTTATCGTCAGGAAGAGTTCGTAGCCGACATCGTACATGAATCCGGCGTCCTGAAGGACCGCCGCCCATGGAAACACGAGCCGAACCCGGGTGACGCAGCCGCGATTGAAATGGCGGAGCGGCACGCCGAGGCGCTCGCCGCCGCTGATACGTGA
- a CDS encoding methylenetetrahydrofolate reductase C-terminal domain-containing protein — protein sequence MSKQPAPSTAYQPSGTSTVRRQRARYSIRLWSVRRARAFEVVYNLLADVFLKLHPLWNMIGYSRVERPVIFVEKAVKSFLFDCRMCGQCALSDTGMSCPMNCPKQLRNGPCGGVRANGNCEVEPDMPCVWVQAWQGSQRMHASSNIFKVQKPVDQSLRDSSAWLRVTAQKAAERRAAAETGQ from the coding sequence ATGAGCAAACAACCGGCACCATCCACAGCCTACCAGCCCAGCGGCACCAGCACCGTTCGCCGTCAGCGCGCGCGTTATTCGATCCGCTTGTGGTCGGTACGCCGCGCCCGTGCCTTCGAAGTCGTCTACAACCTGCTGGCGGATGTCTTTTTGAAGCTGCATCCACTGTGGAATATGATCGGGTACAGCCGCGTCGAACGCCCCGTGATCTTCGTCGAAAAGGCCGTGAAAAGTTTTCTCTTCGACTGCCGCATGTGCGGCCAGTGCGCGTTGTCCGACACCGGCATGTCCTGCCCGATGAATTGCCCAAAACAACTTCGCAACGGGCCGTGCGGCGGGGTGCGCGCCAATGGCAATTGCGAGGTCGAGCCGGACATGCCCTGCGTCTGGGTCCAGGCCTGGCAGGGCAGTCAGCGGATGCACGCCAGCAGTAATATCTTCAAGGTGCAAAAACCGGTGGACCAGAGCCTTCGGGACAGTTCCGCCTGGCTCAGAGTCACCGCCCAAAAAGCCGCCGAACGGCGTGCCGCAGCGGAGACAGGGCAATGA
- a CDS encoding virulence factor: protein MAQLTIVYWRDIPAQVIVKQGRKTARRELAQRFQEAVDMAAMRAKAIGTDDYLADWRRSDPVDCGDDLEAEADAWQEKLEAEYDDVRLKQLVQAKGYSEGNQA from the coding sequence ATGGCGCAGCTGACCATCGTATACTGGCGTGACATTCCGGCGCAGGTCATCGTCAAACAGGGCCGCAAAACCGCCAGGCGTGAACTTGCCCAACGCTTTCAGGAAGCGGTCGACATGGCGGCGATGCGCGCCAAGGCCATCGGCACGGATGATTATCTGGCCGACTGGCGGCGCAGCGACCCCGTCGATTGTGGCGATGATCTCGAAGCGGAAGCCGACGCCTGGCAGGAAAAGCTCGAAGCCGAATACGACGATGTACGTCTGAAACAGCTCGTCCAGGCGAAGGGCTACAGCGAAGGCAACCAGGCATGA
- a CDS encoding DUF1638 domain-containing protein: MRPLLIIACGALAREIGWVVDANALQGIDLTCLPAELHNRPDRIPDEMRRKIDANQGKYERIVALYADCGTGGLLDDLLAEKGVERIGGAHCYAFYAGEQTFEKMHEDEIGTFYLTDYLVRFFDRLIIKGLGLDRQPELRDAYFGNYKRLTYLAQTEDPALQEQAKKAADTLGLDYVYHFTGYGGLGDFIVEQSGKGAADGAADHRILA; encoded by the coding sequence ATGCGCCCCCTGCTGATCATCGCCTGCGGCGCGCTGGCCCGTGAAATCGGCTGGGTTGTCGATGCCAACGCTTTGCAGGGCATCGATCTGACGTGCCTGCCTGCGGAACTGCATAACCGCCCGGATCGCATCCCTGATGAAATGCGCCGCAAAATCGACGCCAATCAGGGCAAGTACGAACGGATCGTCGCGCTCTATGCCGACTGCGGCACCGGCGGACTGCTTGACGACTTGCTGGCCGAAAAAGGCGTGGAGCGGATCGGCGGCGCGCATTGTTATGCGTTTTATGCTGGCGAGCAGACATTCGAGAAAATGCATGAAGACGAGATCGGCACCTTTTACCTGACCGATTATCTGGTCCGTTTTTTCGACAGGCTGATCATCAAGGGGCTTGGCCTGGATCGCCAACCGGAACTGCGCGACGCCTATTTCGGCAACTACAAGCGCCTGACATACCTGGCGCAGACCGAGGATCCTGCGTTGCAGGAACAGGCAAAGAAAGCCGCAGACACGCTCGGACTGGACTACGTCTATCATTTCACCGGTTATGGCGGGCTTGGCGATTTCATTGTCGAGCAGTCTGGGAAAGGAGCCGCCGATGGCGCAGCTGACCATCGTATACTGGCGTGA